A DNA window from Pithys albifrons albifrons isolate INPA30051 chromosome 7, PitAlb_v1, whole genome shotgun sequence contains the following coding sequences:
- the LOC139674314 gene encoding olfactory receptor 14J1-like, giving the protein MPNSSSISQFLLLPLADTRQLQLLHLWLFLGISLAALLGNGLIISAVACDHHLHTPMHFFLLSLSLTDLGCICTTVPKAMHNSLWDTTTISYMGCASQVFFLIFFFGTEFSLLTIMCYDRYIAICKPLHYGTLLGSRACAHMAAAAWASGFLNALLHTVNTFSLPLCHGNALGQFFCEMPQILKLSCSHSYLREVGLILVSICLTFGCFIFIVFSYVQIFRAVLRIPSEQGRHKAFSTCLPHLAVVSLFLSTAMFAYLKPPSMSSPSVNLVVSVLYAVIPPALNPLIYSLRNQELKDALRKMMTGCFSAARTCQFSSVQCSY; this is encoded by the coding sequence atgcccaacagcagctccatcagccagttcctcctcctgccattggcagacacgcggcagctgcagctcctgcacttgtggctcttcctgggcatctccctggctgccctcctgggcaacggcctcatcatcagcgccgtagcctgtgaccaccacctgcacacccccatgcacttcttcctgctcagcctgtccctcacagacctgggctgcatctgcaccactgtccccaaagccatgcacaactccctctgggacaccacaaccatctcctacatgggatgtgcttcacaggtcttcttccttattttcttctttggaacagagttttccctcctcaccatcatgtgctatgACCGCTAcattgccatctgcaaacccctgcactacgggaccctcctgggcagcagagcttgtgcccacatggcagcagctgcctgggccagtggctttctcaatgctctgctgcacacagtcaatacattttccctgcccctgtgccatggcaatgctcTGGGCCAATTCTTCTGTGAAATgccacagatcctcaagctctcctgctcacactcctacctcagggaagtTGGGCTCATTTTGGTTAGTATCTGTTTAacttttggttgtttcattttcatagttttctcctatgtgcagatcttcagggctgtgctgaggatcccctctgagcagggacggcacaaagccttttccacgtgcctccctcacctggccgtggtctccctgttcctcagcactgccatgtttgcctacctgaagcctccctccatgtcctccccatccGTGAACCTGGTGGTGTCAGTTCTTTACGCAGTgattcccccagcactgaaccccctcatctacagcctgagaaacCAGGAGCTAAAGGATgccctgaggaaaatgatgactggatgcttttcagcagcaagaacctgccagttttcttctgtacagtgttCATATTAA